From Daucus carota subsp. sativus chromosome 6, DH1 v3.0, whole genome shotgun sequence:
TAATATAATTTGACTCTTTCGCCAGGGAACTCATTTGGTTCAGAAACTTAATTTCAGTTTCACTATTTTGTCCTTCCACTAAAAACTTTTCCAGACAACCTTTTTGTAAAGTCTTCACTAAATTCTGCTGCAGGAACACTGAGTAGGCAAAGCAGTAACCTGGAAGCTAAACTGCGGTATGGTAAACCAGTCTCTTTTTACTTGTTGAACCATTGACATTCAGCTATTGAAACTTAGGTCCTATAAATTTCCAGGAGTATGGAAGGTGGCAGTCAAGCTCCTCCAAGACATCGTAGGAATGCCTCTGGATCTTCGGATCTGAGTAGCTTTAGTACCCAGTCTTCTGTAAATCCAGGTAGTTGTGCAGAGCTTTATTTTGACACATTTTATAAGTGGAACATCAGAAACTTATATAAATACCTACTagttatatatttgttattgatGCAAAAAGGCCATATCATGATAGACCTAAATAATTCAGTTTTTCTTAAGAGAATATTATGTACTGTTTCTTGAAAGTTATCTGCTTTTAGGTGCTTCAAAGCGCATCAGCACCTTGTCCTTTGACGAAAAAGTTTTCTTGCAGTCTCTTTACAAGGTACATATCAGTTATGTTGATTATTGATTGCTATGATCAACTTATGATTTTATCTATTGactttatgtttaattttggACTTTTACGTGTTATTACAATTTTAGCATAAAAGTATCTCTCTGAATTGCTGACAAACAATTTCTCGACTATACCACAGGTTTTAATATCTGTCTCTCAAAATAGAGCTGTGATACTGTATATCAGGGATGTCGAGAAGCTTCTTCTCCAAACTCCGAGGCTATACAACTTGTTTGATACAATGTTGAAGAAGTTATCTGGACCAGTCTTACTACTTGGTTCTAAGATGCTGGAATCAGATGATGATTGCAGTGAAGTTGATGAACGACTCACTTATTTGTTCCCTTACACCATTGATATAAAGCCACCTGAAGATGAGAATCGCCTAGTAAGCTGGAAAACACAATTAGAAGAAGACATGAAAACAGTTCAGTCTCAAGATAACAAAAATCATATTGCAGAGGTTCTTGCCGCAAATGATCTTGAATGTGATGACCTAAATACAATCTGCCATGCAGATGCAATGGTTCTCAGTAACTACATTGAAGAAATTGTGGTGTCAGCAATATCTTACCATTTAATGAGTAATAAAGAACCAGACTACCGAAATGGAAGGCTCCTTATATCGTCGCAGAGGTAGATAACAATTTTTCTGTTGGCGGAcacttgaatttttttatttatttttgttcatcCTACTAATTCATATACTTACCCTTTCTTCCCTGGCAAAGTTTGTCGCACGGATTGAGTTTCTTCCAGGAGGGAAAAATCAGTGCCAAAGATAATGTCAAGTTGGAGACAAAGTCTGAAGCTAATAAGGTGCCAATTCTTTTTTTGCTTTAGATTTCCTTTGTGCACAATCTTAGTTTATACCGAATTATTAAGTAGACTGAGTCACTCATGCTCATTTGTTCTCTCAATCTTAGAGACTTTTAGTGGAAGAAATTCTAGGGTCTATGCCTCCTGAATCAAAGCCTGAGATTCCAACAATCGAAAGTAAAACTGAGGTAGACAAATCAAATCCTGCAGCAAAGAAAGAGAGTGAAAATCCTGCTCCACCAAAGATGGTAAGACATATAAACTGGTTTCCTAAATTAGTTAGTTGGATGACTCGTTGATACTTTACTTCTCTAGAACTATCCTTCGCACTTCACTACGAGAACACCATTGCAGAAACATAAAAGTAAATGGTTTTTCAGTTAAAGCCATTGTTTGTCAAACTCTAAACATGTCATGTGTGCTACCAGGAAGTTCCTGACAATGAATTTGAAAAGCGTATAAGGCCAGAGGTGATTCCAGCAAATGAAATTGGGGTCACATTTGATGATGTTGGTTCGTTGGATGAAACTAAAGAATCGTTGCAGGAGTTGGTTATGCTTCCTCTTAGAAGACCAGACCTATTCAATGGTGGGCTCCTCAAGCCTTGTCGAGGCATTCTACTCTTCGGACCTCCTGGTACTGGAAAAACTATGATGGCAAAAGCCATTGCCAGGGAAGCTGGAGCAAGTTTTATCAATGTTTCAATGTCAACCATCACCTCAAAATGGTTTGGGGAAGATGAAAAGAATGTCAGAGCTCTGTTTACACTAGCAGCAAAAGTCTCACCTACTATTATATTTGTGGATGAAGTTGATAGCATGCTAGGGCAGCGAACAAGAGTTGGTGAGCATGAGGCTATGcggaaaattaaaaatgaattcatGACACACTGGGATGGGCTCCTGTCCAAATCTGGCGAGCGCATTCTTGTTCTTGCTGCTACAAACAGGCCATTTGACCTTGATGAAGCAATTATTAGGCGGTTTGAGCGAAGGTATGTGTCGTGATACTACCACCGTGGTAATGTCCGCTATCTAGAAAATAATGCCTTACGATCAAGTAAATATCTGGATATTTGGACTTTGCAACTGCAATTTTCTTGCCGCTTACCATACATTTtctttgttatttttcttgTGAACAGAATCATGGTTGGTCTGCCATCTGCAGAGAGCAGAGAAAAGATACTGAGAACACTTTTGTCGAAAGAAAAGGTGGATGAACTTGACTTTAAGGAGCTTGCAACTATGACAGAAGGATACAGTGGAAGTGATCTTAAGGTTTGTGTTCTGTGACATTATAACTGAGCTGGATTTTTTACAATTCATATACGAGACCTAGTATTAACTATCAAAAACAGAATTTTTGTTCAACAGCCGCTTATAGACCCGTGAGGGAGCTGATAAAGCAAGAGAGGGAGAAGGATATGGTAAAGTTTATTAATCTGAGCTCTTGACATTCTCTCTTTTATCTTCTCTGGTTTCGCTTTTCTTCTTGATCCTTACTAATTGTCACAAAATCAATTGCATCTATAGGAAAGGAAG
This genomic window contains:
- the LOC108226557 gene encoding uncharacterized protein LOC108226557 isoform X1 is translated as MEQKHLLISALSVGVGVGLGLASGPAVSKLTGANAPLPGATADQIEHELSRLVQDGKESNVTFEDFPYYLSERTRMLLTSAAYVHLKHLDVSRHTRNLSPASRAILLTGTAELYQQMLAKALSHYFEAKLLLLDVPDFSMKMQSKYGTSRKEGPLKRSISDMALEQMSGLFGSWSKTPQREGTLSRQSSNLEAKLRSMEGGSQAPPRHRRNASGSSDLSSFSTQSSVNPGSASKRISTLSFDEKVFLQSLYKVLISVSQNRAVILYIRDVEKLLLQTPRLYNLFDTMLKKLSGPVLLLGSKMLESDDDCSEVDERLTYLFPYTIDIKPPEDENRLVSWKTQLEEDMKTVQSQDNKNHIAEVLAANDLECDDLNTICHADAMVLSNYIEEIVVSAISYHLMSNKEPDYRNGRLLISSQSLSHGLSFFQEGKISAKDNVKLETKSEANKRLLVEEILGSMPPESKPEIPTIESKTEVDKSNPAAKKESENPAPPKMEVPDNEFEKRIRPEVIPANEIGVTFDDVGSLDETKESLQELVMLPLRRPDLFNGGLLKPCRGILLFGPPGTGKTMMAKAIAREAGASFINVSMSTITSKWFGEDEKNVRALFTLAAKVSPTIIFVDEVDSMLGQRTRVGEHEAMRKIKNEFMTHWDGLLSKSGERILVLAATNRPFDLDEAIIRRFERRIMVGLPSAESREKILRTLLSKEKVDELDFKELATMTEGYSGSDLKNFCSTAAYRPVRELIKQEREKDMERKRRAEGKNSEHDASEKKEETERVITLRPLNMEDMKQAKKQVAASYSSGGASMGELEQWNNLYGEGGSRKTEQLSYFL
- the LOC108226557 gene encoding ribosome biogenesis ATPase RIX7 isoform X3, producing the protein MLQCCTMRLSLKFITERTRMLLTSAAYVHLKHLDVSRHTRNLSPASRAILLTGTAELYQQMLAKALSHYFEAKLLLLDVPDFSMKMQSKYGTSRKEGPLKRSISDMALEQMSGLFGSWSKTPQREGTLSRQSSNLEAKLRSMEGGSQAPPRHRRNASGSSDLSSFSTQSSVNPGSASKRISTLSFDEKVFLQSLYKVLISVSQNRAVILYIRDVEKLLLQTPRLYNLFDTMLKKLSGPVLLLGSKMLESDDDCSEVDERLTYLFPYTIDIKPPEDENRLVSWKTQLEEDMKTVQSQDNKNHIAEVLAANDLECDDLNTICHADAMVLSNYIEEIVVSAISYHLMSNKEPDYRNGRLLISSQSLSHGLSFFQEGKISAKDNVKLETKSEANKRLLVEEILGSMPPESKPEIPTIESKTEVDKSNPAAKKESENPAPPKMEVPDNEFEKRIRPEVIPANEIGVTFDDVGSLDETKESLQELVMLPLRRPDLFNGGLLKPCRGILLFGPPGTGKTMMAKAIAREAGASFINVSMSTITSKWFGEDEKNVRALFTLAAKVSPTIIFVDEVDSMLGQRTRVGEHEAMRKIKNEFMTHWDGLLSKSGERILVLAATNRPFDLDEAIIRRFERRIMVGLPSAESREKILRTLLSKEKVDELDFKELATMTEGYSGSDLKNFCSTAAYRPVRELIKQEREKDMERKRRAEGKNSEHDASEKKEETERVITLRPLNMEDMKQAKKQVAASYSSGGASMGELEQWNNLYGEGGSRKTEQLSYFL
- the LOC108226557 gene encoding uncharacterized protein LOC108226557 isoform X2, with protein sequence MEQKHLLISALSVGVGVGLGLASGPAVSKLTGANAPLPGATADQIEHELSRLVQDGKESNVTFEDFPYYLSERTRMLLTSAAYVHLKHLDVSRHTRNLSPASRAILLTGTAELYQQMLAKALSHYFEAKLLLLDVPDFSMKMQSKYGTSRKEGPLKRSISDMALEQMSGLFGSWSKTPQREGTLSRQSSNLEAKLRSMEGGSQAPPRHRRNASGSSDLSSFSTQSSVNPGASKRISTLSFDEKVFLQSLYKVLISVSQNRAVILYIRDVEKLLLQTPRLYNLFDTMLKKLSGPVLLLGSKMLESDDDCSEVDERLTYLFPYTIDIKPPEDENRLVSWKTQLEEDMKTVQSQDNKNHIAEVLAANDLECDDLNTICHADAMVLSNYIEEIVVSAISYHLMSNKEPDYRNGRLLISSQSLSHGLSFFQEGKISAKDNVKLETKSEANKRLLVEEILGSMPPESKPEIPTIESKTEVDKSNPAAKKESENPAPPKMEVPDNEFEKRIRPEVIPANEIGVTFDDVGSLDETKESLQELVMLPLRRPDLFNGGLLKPCRGILLFGPPGTGKTMMAKAIAREAGASFINVSMSTITSKWFGEDEKNVRALFTLAAKVSPTIIFVDEVDSMLGQRTRVGEHEAMRKIKNEFMTHWDGLLSKSGERILVLAATNRPFDLDEAIIRRFERRIMVGLPSAESREKILRTLLSKEKVDELDFKELATMTEGYSGSDLKNFCSTAAYRPVRELIKQEREKDMERKRRAEGKNSEHDASEKKEETERVITLRPLNMEDMKQAKKQVAASYSSGGASMGELEQWNNLYGEGGSRKTEQLSYFL